The sequence CGCTTGATATGCTATATATTGATGAAAAAGAAAAACCGCTGAGCTTACAAATTTTTGGTGGTGAGAAAGAAACGCTTGTAGAAGCTGCGAAATTCGTAGCTGAAAATACAACAGCAGATATTATTGACATTAATATGGGTTGTCCGGTAAATAAAATCATTAAATGTGAAGCTGGAGCGAAATGGCTGCTTGATCCAAATAAAGTGTATGATATGGTAGCGGCTGTTGTCGATGCTGTAGATAAACCAGTAACAGTGAAAATGCGTATTGGCTGGGACGAAGAGCATGTCTTCGCTATTGAAAATGCGCTTGCAGCTGAACGCGCCGGAGCTGCTGCTGTTGCGATGCACGGTCGGACTCGTGTGCAAATGTACGAAGGTAGCGCGAACTGGGATGTACTTAGAGACGTAAAACGCGAACTTAAAATCCCGTTCATGGCTAATGGCGATGTCAAAACACCTGAAGACGCAAAAAGAATTTTAGAACATACTGGCGCTGATGGCGTAATGATTGGCCGCGCTGCTCTTGGGAATCCGTGGATGATTTACCGTACTGTGAAATTCTTAGAAACAGGCGAACTTCTTCCAGAACCAGAACCACGCGAAAAAATGCAAACTGCCATGCTTCATCTAAATCGCTTAGTTGAGTTAAAAGGTGAAAACATCGCTGTTCGGGAATTCAGACAACATGCGGCATACTACCTAAAAGGTGCTAGGGGAAGTACGCGCGCCAAAGTAGCTGCTAACCAAGCGACAAAGCAATCAGAAATGGAAGCAATTTTAAATGAATTTGTTCTTCAATATGAAGAAAAAGCATTAGCAAAACAAGACTAATTAGGGTTGCCTCGAGATTTCGGGGCAATTTTTAAATTTATACTAGAAAAACCAGACCAAAAAAGCGTATAATGGAAACATCTGTAGAAATGAATAGAATAGGAGTGTACCTATATGAGTAACGAGAATCATGAAGAACTAAATGACCAACTCATCGTCCGTCGCGAAAAAGTGGACACATTACGCGAAGAAGGCATAGATCCTTTTGGCGAAAAATTCATCCGTTCCATCAGCCCGGAAGAAATTGAAACAAAATTCGCTGATAAATCAAAAGAAGAACTTGAAGAAGATGCTATTGAAGTTTCTGTAGCAGGACGTATTATGACGAAACGTGTAAAAGGTAAAGTAGGTTTCACGCATATTCAAGACCGTTTCCATCAATTGCAAATTTATATCCGCAAAGATGCCATTGGCGAAGATGCATATGCAGTTTTCAAATTAGCAGACTTAGGCGACATTATTGGTATAAAAGGAACTATTTTCCGTACCAATACAGGTGAGCTTTCCGTTAAAGCAACAGAGTTCACGCTATTATCTAAATCATTACGTCCGCTTCCTGATAAATACCATGGCTTAAAAGACGTAGAACAACGCTATCGCCAACGCTACTTAGATTTAATCACCAACGAAGAAAGTCAAAACCGCTTCGTAATGCGTAGTAAAATTTTGAAATACACCCGTGATTACATGGATAGCCAAGGTTTCTTGGAAGTCGAAACACCAGTACTTCACACGATTGCAGGTGGGGCTGCTGCGAAACCATTCATTACACACCATAACGCACTTGATATGGAACTATACTTACGCATTGCATTAGAACTTCATCTGAAACGCCTAATTGTCGGCGGGATGGACAAAGTATATGAAATCGGTCGTGTTTTCCGTAATGAAGGAACATCCACACGACACAACCCTGAATTTACAATGTTAGAATCTTATGCAGCGTATGAAGATTACGAAGATGTTATGAACCTAGTAGAAGGTTTAGTATCTACAGTATGTAAACAAGTAAATGGAACAACTGAAATAACATACGGCGAATACAAAGTAGATTTAACTCCGAACTGGCGCCGTATCCACATGGCAGACGCGGTAAAAGAATATGTAGGTGTAGATTTCTGGAACGTAACTTCTGACGAGGAAGCGCGCGAACTAGCTAAAAAACATGATGTACCAGTAACGGAACATATGACATATGGACACATCCTAAATGAGTTTTTTGAAACACATGTAGAAGAAAAACTTATTCAACCAACATTTGTTTACGGGCACCCAGTAGAGATTTCTCCATTAGCGAAGAAAAACAAAGATGATGAACGTTTCACTGACCGCTTTGAACTGTTTATCGTTGGTCGCGAACATGCAAATGCATTTTCAGAGTTAAATGATCCTATCGATCAAAGAGAACGTTTTGAAGCACAAATGAAAGAACGTGAACAAGGAAATGATGAAGCGCACGGAATGGATGCGGACTTCCTTGAAGCGTTAGAATATGGTCTACCGCCAACTGGTGGGCTTGGGATAGGTATAGATCGCTTGGTAATGCTATTAACAAACGCCCCATCTATTCGTGATATTCTATTATTCCCAACCATGAAACACCGCGATTAACCAAAAAACCAGAACCGATTATGTTGGTTCTGGTTTTTGATATTTTCTTAGAAAAAAACAAATTTGCCAAAGAGAAACTTTTTCATAAAATATGCTTGCAATACCCATAAAAACATGATATATTTATAAACGTTCCAGTTAAACAAATGCAAAATGTTCTTCAAGAAATTAAATTTTTTTGAAAAAACATCTTGACTTTGATGCTGGGATAGAGTAAGATATAAGAGTTGCTGCTAAAGGCGGCGAAAAAGAAAAAGTGACCTTTGAAAACTGAACAAAAAAGAAGACGAAAAGCAATGAGACGTAAAGTCTCACTGGTAATCGCAGGGCAGAAAACAGAAAGCTGTTTTCAACAAAACAAACTAGTAATTTAATTGCTAGCGAAGTCAATTTGACGCAAGGGATCTTATTCACGGTGTTGAATAAGTATTCAAATTCAATTTATATTTTAAAGAGAGTTTGATCCTGGCTCAGGACGAACGCTGGCGGCGTGCCTAATACATGCAAGTCGAACGAACGGAGGAAGAGCTTGCTCTTCCAAAGTTAGTGGCGGACGGGTGAGTAACACGTGGGCAACCTGCCTGTAAGTTGGGGATAACTCCGGGAAACCGGGGCTAATACCGAATGATAAGATGTGGCGCATGCCACGCCTTTGAAAGATGGTTTCGGCTATCGCTTACAGATGGGCCCGCGGTGCATTAGCTAGTTGGTAGGGTAATGGCCTACCAAGGCAACGATGCATAGCCGACCTGAGAGGGTGATCGGCCACACTGGGACTGAGACACGGCCCAGACTCCTACGGGAGGCAGCAGTAGGGAATCTTCCGCAATGGACGAAAGTCTGACGGAGCAACGCCGCGTGTATGAAGAAGGTTTTCGGATCGTAAAGTACTGTTGTTAGAGAAGAACAAGGATAAGAGTAACTGCTTGTCCCTTGACGGTATCTAACCAGAAAGCCACGGCTAACTACGTGCCAGCAGCCGCGGTAATACGTAGGTGGCAAGCGTTGTCCGGATTTATTGGGCGTAAAGCGCGCGCAGGCGGTCTTTTAAGTCTGATGTGAAAGCCCCCGGCTTAACCGGGGAGGGTCATTGGAAACTGGAAGACTGGAGTGCAGAAGAGGAGAGTGGAATTCCACGTGTAGCGGTGAAATGCGTAGATATGTGGAGGAACACCAGTGGCGAAGGCGACTCTCTGGTCTGTAACTGACGCTGAGGCGCGAAAGCGTGGGGAGCAAACAGGATTAGATACCCTGGTAGTCCACGCCGTAAACGATGAGTGCTAAGTGTTAGGGGGTTTCCGCCCCTTAGTGCTGCAGCTAACGCATTAAGCACTCCGCCTGGGGAGTACGACCGCAAGGTTGAAACTCAAAGGAATTGACGGGGGCCCGCACAAGCGGTGGAGCATGTGGTTTAATTCGAAGCAACGCGAAGAACCTTACCAGGTCTTGACATCCTTTGACCACTCTGGAAACAGAGCTTTCCCTTCGGGGACAAAGTGACAGGTGGTGCATGGTTGTCGTCAGCTCGTGTCGTGAGATGTTGGGTTAAGTCCCGCAACGAGCGCAACCCTTGATTTTAGTTGCCAGCATTTAGTTGGGCACTCTAAAGTGACTGCCGGTGCAAGCCGGAGGAAGGTGGGGATGACGTCAAATCATCATGCCCCTTATGACCTGGGCTACACACGTGCTACAATGGATAGTACAAAGGGTCGCGAAGCCGCGAGGTGGAGCTAATCCCATAAAACTATTCTCAGTTCGGATTGTAGGCTGCAACTCGCCTACATGAAGCCGGAATCGCTAGTAATCGTGGATCAGCATGCCACGGTGAATACGTTCCCGGGCCTTGTACACACCGCCCGTCACACCACGAGAGTTTGTAACACCCGAAGTCGGTAGGGTAACCTTTATGGAGCCAGCCGCCGAAGGTGGGACAGATAATTGGGGTGAAGTCGTAACAAGGTAGCCGTATCGGAAGGTGCGGCTGGATCACCTCCTTTCTAAGGAAAAGGAAACCTGTGTGTTTTCGTTCTTCTACATTTGTTCAGTTTTGAGAGGTTAGTACTTCTCAGTATGTTTGTTCTTTGAAAACTAGATAAGAAAGTTAGTAAAGTTAGCATAGATAAGTAATTATCTATGACACAAGTAACCGAGAATCATCTGAAAGTGAATCTTTCATCTGATTGGAAGTATCATCGCTGATACAGAAAATCAGAAAAACAACCTTTACTTCGTAGAAGTAAATTGGTTAAGTTAGAAAGGGCGCACGGTGGATGCCTTGGCACTAGGAGCCGAAGAAGGACGGGACTAACACCGATATGCTTTGGGGAGCTGTACGTAAGCGTTGATCCAGAGATTTCCGAATGGGGGAACCCACTATCTTTAGTCGGATAGTATCCTTACGTGAATACATAGCGTAAGGAAGGCAGACCCAGGGAACTGAAACATCTAAGTACCTGGAGGAAGAGAAAGAAAAATCGATTTCCTGAGTAGCGGCGAGCGAAACGGAAAGAGCCCAAACCAAGAAGCTTGCTTCTTGGGGTTGTAGGACACTCTATACGGAGTTACAAAAGAAAGTTATAAATGAAGCGGTCTGGAAAGGCCCGCCAAAGACGGTAACAGCCCGGTAGTTGAAATGGCTTTCCCTCCAGAGTGGATCCTGAGT comes from Listeria monocytogenes and encodes:
- the dusB gene encoding tRNA dihydrouridine synthase DusB, encoding MFKIGNVEIKNQVVVAPMAGISNSAFRLTVKEFGAGLVCCEMISDKGIAYRNAKTLDMLYIDEKEKPLSLQIFGGEKETLVEAAKFVAENTTADIIDINMGCPVNKIIKCEAGAKWLLDPNKVYDMVAAVVDAVDKPVTVKMRIGWDEEHVFAIENALAAERAGAAAVAMHGRTRVQMYEGSANWDVLRDVKRELKIPFMANGDVKTPEDAKRILEHTGADGVMIGRAALGNPWMIYRTVKFLETGELLPEPEPREKMQTAMLHLNRLVELKGENIAVREFRQHAAYYLKGARGSTRAKVAANQATKQSEMEAILNEFVLQYEEKALAKQD
- the lysS gene encoding lysine--tRNA ligase, with product MSNENHEELNDQLIVRREKVDTLREEGIDPFGEKFIRSISPEEIETKFADKSKEELEEDAIEVSVAGRIMTKRVKGKVGFTHIQDRFHQLQIYIRKDAIGEDAYAVFKLADLGDIIGIKGTIFRTNTGELSVKATEFTLLSKSLRPLPDKYHGLKDVEQRYRQRYLDLITNEESQNRFVMRSKILKYTRDYMDSQGFLEVETPVLHTIAGGAAAKPFITHHNALDMELYLRIALELHLKRLIVGGMDKVYEIGRVFRNEGTSTRHNPEFTMLESYAAYEDYEDVMNLVEGLVSTVCKQVNGTTEITYGEYKVDLTPNWRRIHMADAVKEYVGVDFWNVTSDEEARELAKKHDVPVTEHMTYGHILNEFFETHVEEKLIQPTFVYGHPVEISPLAKKNKDDERFTDRFELFIVGREHANAFSELNDPIDQRERFEAQMKEREQGNDEAHGMDADFLEALEYGLPPTGGLGIGIDRLVMLLTNAPSIRDILLFPTMKHRD